The following coding sequences lie in one Halogeometricum rufum genomic window:
- a CDS encoding DUF5789 family protein yields the protein MADEDENEDEGPVVELGEETPVEGQPLARVASRLTWPHEKPRILDQEGDSVVRTASGPQTLSDVLERVDADYFETRQDFVEAVQSVVGTGPVETK from the coding sequence ATGGCAGACGAGGACGAAAACGAGGACGAGGGACCCGTCGTCGAACTGGGCGAGGAGACGCCCGTCGAGGGCCAACCGCTCGCACGGGTCGCCTCGCGGTTGACGTGGCCGCACGAGAAGCCCCGCATCCTCGACCAGGAGGGTGACAGCGTCGTCCGAACGGCGTCCGGCCCGCAGACGCTCTCGGACGTGCTCGAACGGGTCGACGCCGACTACTTCGAGACGCGGCAGGACTTCGTCGAAGCGGTACAGTCCGTCGTCGGCACCGGCCCCGTCGAGACGAAGTAG
- a CDS encoding CPBP family glutamic-type intramembrane protease, producing MSGYSRLRDTISRLSWLQKSLLWGLFLSILWGAWTVPTSDLTYRAFRDAVVFLVLPMALAVTHGRNLGWRVNRRAIRNTLVISAIVLPFYVVGSSLPSIRAYYPMWQTSPALAAFLPHALQQLVVVVAAETYYRGLLCVGVGEEFGFKSVFISPVIYAFHHVGKPPIELVLSAPTDVLFGAVDYDSDSILPSIVAHGLGLGLLDWLVLHDPLIPTETVLGWLRWLPIPL from the coding sequence GTGTCCGGGTACTCCCGCCTCCGCGATACCATCAGTCGCCTCTCGTGGCTCCAGAAGTCGCTACTGTGGGGGCTGTTTCTGAGCATTCTGTGGGGGGCGTGGACCGTCCCGACGAGCGACCTGACCTACCGCGCGTTCCGCGACGCCGTCGTCTTCCTCGTACTCCCGATGGCGCTGGCCGTCACGCACGGCCGCAACCTCGGGTGGCGGGTGAACCGGCGAGCGATACGGAACACCCTCGTCATCTCGGCCATCGTCCTCCCGTTCTACGTCGTCGGGTCGTCGCTGCCGAGCATCCGCGCGTACTACCCGATGTGGCAGACGAGTCCGGCGCTCGCGGCGTTCCTGCCGCACGCCCTCCAGCAGTTGGTCGTCGTCGTGGCCGCGGAGACGTACTACCGCGGCCTCCTCTGCGTCGGCGTCGGCGAGGAGTTCGGCTTCAAGAGCGTCTTCATCAGTCCCGTCATCTACGCCTTCCACCACGTCGGCAAGCCGCCGATAGAACTGGTGCTGTCTGCGCCGACGGACGTGCTGTTCGGCGCCGTCGACTACGACAGCGACTCCATCCTCCCGTCCATCGTCGCACACGGACTGGGGCTGGGACTGCTGGACTGGTTGGTCCTGCACGACCCACTCATCCCCACGGAGACGGTGCTCGGGTGGCTTCGCTGGCTCCCGATTCCGCTCTGA
- a CDS encoding DUF302 domain-containing protein, whose translation MTLPIDPSAVSSSDIGEERATLNMDHEEAVEHVREAFTDAGFGVATEFSASDMLNEKVDAGRDPYYVLGACNPNMADRALDASEKKMGGLFPCNVVVWQEEPGVQTVYHVSIMRIARLVGMAPDDETMADIVADTGELVDEAFSNLDAAE comes from the coding sequence ATGACGCTTCCCATCGACCCGTCAGCCGTCAGTTCGTCCGACATCGGCGAAGAACGCGCGACGCTCAACATGGACCACGAGGAGGCCGTCGAACACGTCCGCGAGGCGTTCACCGACGCCGGGTTCGGCGTCGCCACCGAGTTCTCCGCCTCGGACATGCTCAACGAGAAAGTCGACGCCGGCCGCGACCCCTACTACGTGCTGGGGGCGTGCAACCCCAACATGGCCGACAGAGCGCTCGACGCCTCCGAGAAGAAGATGGGCGGCCTGTTCCCCTGCAACGTCGTCGTCTGGCAGGAGGAACCCGGCGTCCAGACTGTCTACCACGTGAGCATCATGCGCATCGCCCGCCTCGTCGGGATGGCGCCCGACGACGAGACGATGGCCGACATCGTCGCCGACACGGGCGAACTCGTCGACGAGGCGTTCTCGAACCTCGACGCCGCCGAGTAA